One window of Equus asinus isolate D_3611 breed Donkey chromosome 7, EquAss-T2T_v2, whole genome shotgun sequence genomic DNA carries:
- the NUDT14 gene encoding uridine diphosphate glucose pyrophosphatase NUDT14 isoform X2: MERIEGAAVGRCAASPYLRPLTLHYRQNGTQKSWDFMKTHDSVTILLFNSSRRSLVLVKQFRPAVYAGEVERRFPGSLTAVDQDGPRELQAALPGSAGVTFELCAGLLDQPGLSLEEVACKEAWEECGYRLAPSDLRQVATYKIQRLMAVCLRTPLPGWLLDGTMVSSLRPLAGSDCVGPSQRDGLLCLQGRWDSVSLPSSVSDL; the protein is encoded by the exons ATGGAACGCATCGAGGGGGCGGCCGTGGGCCGCTGCGCAGCCTCGCCCTACCTGCGGCCGCTCACGCTGCACTACCGCCAG AACGGCACCCAGAAGTCCTGGGACTTCATGAAGACACATGACAG TGTGACCATTCTCCTGTTCAACTCTTCTCGGAGGAGCCTGGTGTTGGTGAAGCAGTTCCGGCCAG CTGTGTACGCCGGCGAAGTGGAGCGCCGCTTCCCAGGGTCCCTGACAGCCGTGGACCAGGACGGGCCCCGGGAGCTGCAGGCGGCCCTGCCCGGCTCGGCGGGGGTGACGTTCGAGCTGTGCGCCGGCCTCCTGGACCAGCCGGGGCTCTCGCTGGAGGAGGTGGCCTGCAAGGAGGCCTGGGAAGAGTGTGGCTACCGGCTGGCCCCGTCCGACCTGCGCCAGGTCGCCACGTACAA AATCCAGCGCCTCATGGCTGTGTGTCTGAGGACCCCATTGCCGGGCTGGCTGTTGGATGGGACCATGGTCAGCTCCTTGAGGCCACTGGCAGGCTCTGACTGTGTGGGCCCCTCACAGCGTGATGGCTTACTTTGTCTTCAAGGTCGGTGGGATAGTGTCTCTCTGCCTTCATCCGTCTCTGACCTCTAA
- the NUDT14 gene encoding uridine diphosphate glucose pyrophosphatase NUDT14 isoform X4, whose translation MKTHDSVTILLFNSSRRSLVLVKQFRPAVYAGEVERRFPGSLTAVDQDGPRELQAALPGSAGVTFELCAGLLDQPGLSLEEVACKEAWEECGYRLAPSDLRQVATYKSGVGLTGSSQTMFYAEVTDAQRAGPGGGLAEEGELIEVVHLPLDGAQAFADDPDVPKTLGVIFGISWFLSCVAPGLSPH comes from the exons ATGAAGACACATGACAG TGTGACCATTCTCCTGTTCAACTCTTCTCGGAGGAGCCTGGTGTTGGTGAAGCAGTTCCGGCCAG CTGTGTACGCCGGCGAAGTGGAGCGCCGCTTCCCAGGGTCCCTGACAGCCGTGGACCAGGACGGGCCCCGGGAGCTGCAGGCGGCCCTGCCCGGCTCGGCGGGGGTGACGTTCGAGCTGTGCGCCGGCCTCCTGGACCAGCCGGGGCTCTCGCTGGAGGAGGTGGCCTGCAAGGAGGCCTGGGAAGAGTGTGGCTACCGGCTGGCCCCGTCCGACCTGCGCCAGGTCGCCACGTACAA GTCTGGCGTGGGACTGACCGGCTCCAGCCAGACCATGTTCTATGCAGAGGTGACAGACGCCCAGCGGGCGGGCCCGGGTGGGGGCCTGGCTGAGGAAGGCGAACTCATTGAGGTCGTGCACCTGCCCCTGGATGGCGCCCAGGCCTTCGCAGACGACCCGGATGTCCCCAAGACCCTCGGTGTCATCTTTGGTATCTCGTGGTTCCTCAGCTGCGTGGCCCCTGGCCTGAGTCCCCACTGA
- the NUDT14 gene encoding uridine diphosphate glucose pyrophosphatase NUDT14 isoform X1 yields the protein MERIEGAAVGRCAASPYLRPLTLHYRQNGTQKSWDFMKTHDSVTILLFNSSRRSLVLVKQFRPAVYAGEVERRFPGSLTAVDQDGPRELQAALPGSAGVTFELCAGLLDQPGLSLEEVACKEAWEECGYRLAPSDLRQVATYKSGVGLTGSSQTMFYAEVTDAQRAGPGGGLAEEGELIEVVHLPLDGAQAFADDPDVPKTLGVIFGISWFLSCVAPGLSPH from the exons ATGGAACGCATCGAGGGGGCGGCCGTGGGCCGCTGCGCAGCCTCGCCCTACCTGCGGCCGCTCACGCTGCACTACCGCCAG AACGGCACCCAGAAGTCCTGGGACTTCATGAAGACACATGACAG TGTGACCATTCTCCTGTTCAACTCTTCTCGGAGGAGCCTGGTGTTGGTGAAGCAGTTCCGGCCAG CTGTGTACGCCGGCGAAGTGGAGCGCCGCTTCCCAGGGTCCCTGACAGCCGTGGACCAGGACGGGCCCCGGGAGCTGCAGGCGGCCCTGCCCGGCTCGGCGGGGGTGACGTTCGAGCTGTGCGCCGGCCTCCTGGACCAGCCGGGGCTCTCGCTGGAGGAGGTGGCCTGCAAGGAGGCCTGGGAAGAGTGTGGCTACCGGCTGGCCCCGTCCGACCTGCGCCAGGTCGCCACGTACAA GTCTGGCGTGGGACTGACCGGCTCCAGCCAGACCATGTTCTATGCAGAGGTGACAGACGCCCAGCGGGCGGGCCCGGGTGGGGGCCTGGCTGAGGAAGGCGAACTCATTGAGGTCGTGCACCTGCCCCTGGATGGCGCCCAGGCCTTCGCAGACGACCCGGATGTCCCCAAGACCCTCGGTGTCATCTTTGGTATCTCGTGGTTCCTCAGCTGCGTGGCCCCTGGCCTGAGTCCCCACTGA
- the NUDT14 gene encoding uridine diphosphate glucose pyrophosphatase NUDT14 isoform X3: MERIEGAAVGRCAASPYLRPLTLHYRQNGTQKSWDFMKTHDSVTILLFNSSRRSLVLVKQFRPAVYAGEVERRFPGSLTAVDQDGPRELQAALPGSAGVTFELCAGLLDQPGLSLEEVACKEAWEECGYRLAPSDLRQVATYKGDRRPAGGPGWGPG, encoded by the exons ATGGAACGCATCGAGGGGGCGGCCGTGGGCCGCTGCGCAGCCTCGCCCTACCTGCGGCCGCTCACGCTGCACTACCGCCAG AACGGCACCCAGAAGTCCTGGGACTTCATGAAGACACATGACAG TGTGACCATTCTCCTGTTCAACTCTTCTCGGAGGAGCCTGGTGTTGGTGAAGCAGTTCCGGCCAG CTGTGTACGCCGGCGAAGTGGAGCGCCGCTTCCCAGGGTCCCTGACAGCCGTGGACCAGGACGGGCCCCGGGAGCTGCAGGCGGCCCTGCCCGGCTCGGCGGGGGTGACGTTCGAGCTGTGCGCCGGCCTCCTGGACCAGCCGGGGCTCTCGCTGGAGGAGGTGGCCTGCAAGGAGGCCTGGGAAGAGTGTGGCTACCGGCTGGCCCCGTCCGACCTGCGCCAGGTCGCCACGTACAA AGGTGACAGACGCCCAGCGGGCGGGCCCGGGTGGGGGCCTGGCTGA